The stretch of DNA GCCGCGCATCTCCACCGACGATAGCAACACCCAGTAAAGCGAAATAAACACCGGAATCTGAATCAAAACCGGCAGACAGCCGCCAAAAGGATTCACCTTTTCGGTTTTATACAGCTCCATCAACGCAGCGTTCATTTTCTGCGGCTCGCCCTTGAAACGCTCGCGCAGCGCTTGCATTCGCGGCGTGACTTCCTTCATCCGGGCCATCGATTTATAGCTCGCGGCCGATAGCGGGAAAAATACCGCCTTGATGAGCAGCGTAAGCAGCACAATTGCCCAGCCCCAGTTGCCGACATAGCTGTGAATTTTCTCCAGCAACCAGAACAGCGGCTTGGCGATGATCGTGACCCAGCCATAATCCTTGACCAGTTCAAGACCAGGAGCGATGCCTTCCAGCATCCGCTCTTCTTCTGGCCCCGCAAACAGACGAGCCGACACATCTACCGTTTGCCCTGGCGCAATCACCGTCAGCGGTTGTTTCACACCCACGCGATAAAGCGTCGGATCAATTTTCTCGACGTAGATATCCCGCTTTGCGCCTTGCTGAGGAATCCACGCCGACGCGAAATAGTGCTGCACCATCGCAATCCAGCCGTTATCAGCAGCGTTAGCGTACGTGGCCTTGTTTTTGTCGATATCGCTGAAATCGATTTTCTGGAAATGATGTTCAGCTGTGTAAACAGCGGGTCCGATAAACGTGTGCGAAAAACGCGGGGTTTCGACAGGTTCACTGTCGCGCACAAGTTCCATGTAGGCAGTAGGCGTGACAGGTGTCGTACCGACGTTGGTAATTTTGGTGTCGACGCCGATCACGTAACTGCCGCGCGTGAACGTATAAGTCTTGATCGCTTTCAATCCGCCCTTTTCTGGCGATTCGAAACTGATCTGAAATGACTTTTCATCGCCCGTCAATTGATGCGGCTGCCCCGCCACGGGTGTGTAAATGTCATTGTGATTCGGAAAGTCCCCGCCCAATAAGCCCGTGCGCGCCAGATACGTATGATTGGCCGTGCGGTCGAACAAGGTAATCACGAGATCCGGCTGTTTGTTGCCGTCGCCTTGCTTAATTAGTGTCAGCTTGGCGAGCGTGCCGCCGCGTGTATCGATTTCACCGCGATAAACGTCCGTGCTAAACGGAACCAGCTCGGCCCTGGCCACCACGGCGGCGGTGTCAGGCACTGCTCCGCTGGTTTGTGGCACATCGGCAGTTGAAGCGGCACTGGCCGAACCCGGCTTGCCTGATGCGGCATCACTTGCCGTCTGCGTCGGATTGACACTCGGAAAAAACATCGACGGGCGTCCATGATCTCGTTGCCAGTTGTCGAACAGCATGACCGCTGACATGAAGAGGATGACCCATAGAACGGAGCGTTTGATATCCATGCGTTGTCTCAGTGTCGAGGGAACGGCGCGTCAGCGCTTTTCAGAAGTGGGGGATGGGACAGGATCCATACCGCCGGCGGAAAACGGATGGCAGCGGCACAGGCGCCGGGCCGCAAGATAAGCGCCACGCGCGGCGCCATGATACTGGATTGCCTCACGCGCGTAGTCAGAGCAGGACGGATAAAAACGGCAGCGGCTGCCAAGCAAGGGGCTAATGGCAAGCTTATAAAACCGCAATAAAGCGAAAAGGACCGTTTGCATAGCCGCTGCGGCAGCGTATGCCGCGCTTAAATAGAACTCGATGACCGAATTACCGCAATGAACTGCATGGCGAACACGAAGGCTCATCTTGTCCAGGCTGGCTGCCCGTGCGTCAATTTGCTGCAGCATCCGGCTTACCAGACGACGCATGAAGAGGCGCTTCTGCGCGACGGCGGACAATTTCACGCGCCACCTTGTCGAGCAGAGCATCAATTTCGTTGCAGCATAAGGCTTTCAGCGGTGGCGATGAGGCGCTGGGCGACGCTTTTTTATCGAACCGGGTATGCACGCGCAACAGCACGTCCCAACCGTCGAAATCAGCGCGACGCAGCCGGAAATGCTCGCGCGCGATTCTGCGCACCAGATTACGGGTGACGGCACGCGGCGCATATTTTTTGCCCGTTACAAGACCAAGCCGTGCGGCGTTGCCGGTAGGTCTGGCATAAACGACAAAATGCGCGGTGCGACGCCATGGGCGCAAACGAAAAACGGATGAAAACTCATCCGTTTTTAGCAGCCTTGCGGCCTTAGGAAAGCTTGCCCGCGTCTGCGCCGAATCTGGATCCAGCGGTAATGCACCCGCTGCTTCCGTCATGACAGAGACACCGGACACAACGCGAGGCATCCTTGCCACATGCGCATC from Paraburkholderia hayleyella encodes:
- the yidC gene encoding membrane protein insertase YidC; protein product: MDIKRSVLWVILFMSAVMLFDNWQRDHGRPSMFFPSVNPTQTASDAASGKPGSASAASTADVPQTSGAVPDTAAVVARAELVPFSTDVYRGEIDTRGGTLAKLTLIKQGDGNKQPDLVITLFDRTANHTYLARTGLLGGDFPNHNDIYTPVAGQPHQLTGDEKSFQISFESPEKGGLKAIKTYTFTRGSYVIGVDTKITNVGTTPVTPTAYMELVRDSEPVETPRFSHTFIGPAVYTAEHHFQKIDFSDIDKNKATYANAADNGWIAMVQHYFASAWIPQQGAKRDIYVEKIDPTLYRVGVKQPLTVIAPGQTVDVSARLFAGPEEERMLEGIAPGLELVKDYGWVTIIAKPLFWLLEKIHSYVGNWGWAIVLLTLLIKAVFFPLSAASYKSMARMKEVTPRMQALRERFKGEPQKMNAALMELYKTEKVNPFGGCLPVLIQIPVFISLYWVLLSSVEMRGAPWILWIQDLSQPDRFFILPVLMAASMFVQTKLNPTPPDPLQAKMMLFMPLAFSAMFFFFPAGLVLYYVVNNLLSIAQQYYITRMMGAAKQKTT
- the yidD gene encoding membrane protein insertion efficiency factor YidD is translated as MQTVLFALLRFYKLAISPLLGSRCRFYPSCSDYAREAIQYHGAARGAYLAARRLCRCHPFSAGGMDPVPSPTSEKR
- a CDS encoding ribonuclease P protein component, producing MTEAAGALPLDPDSAQTRASFPKAARLLKTDEFSSVFRLRPWRRTAHFVVYARPTGNAARLGLVTGKKYAPRAVTRNLVRRIAREHFRLRRADFDGWDVLLRVHTRFDKKASPSASSPPLKALCCNEIDALLDKVAREIVRRRAEAPLHASSGKPDAAAN